Proteins from a genomic interval of Neorhodopirellula lusitana:
- a CDS encoding DUF1501 domain-containing protein, giving the protein MTSRRAAIQAGVCGGLGLSLGDMFRLQSQGGEAFSMTQGQTLKDPKALSVIQLHLGGGFPQHESFDPKPESPVEYRGAFGIQKTNTGEIFSDNFPNTAAVADKLTVIRSMVGKIPDHAVATYHLFTGYTPTAVIDFPQMGSIISHELGKRGDLPPYVAIPNNHSFAGGTGFLSSTHGPFELNADPAERNYKVKDFSIPERVSMERFDRRKTAREIIEQKIRGLEADPTMLDTMDDFYQQAYTLLTSKQSQAAFALDGETEETFELYGRDVVGLKGPDNKFHPKGLAEKMIVARRLVESGVRFVTVNYGAWDSHVDVKNDCLDQMPALDHAIAGLITDLDRRGLLDTTIFWVTSEFGRTPKINNTSGRDHWARNYSMLVAGGGFAPGLVYGASDSIGGEPARDAVPLENLMHTIYHQLGIDAGKELLAFGTRPIEIIKDGKLVKGLLS; this is encoded by the coding sequence ATGACGAGTCGTCGTGCAGCGATTCAGGCTGGTGTTTGTGGCGGGCTTGGCCTGTCGCTCGGCGATATGTTTCGGTTGCAATCGCAAGGCGGCGAAGCATTCAGCATGACCCAAGGCCAAACGCTGAAGGACCCCAAGGCACTCAGTGTCATTCAATTGCACTTGGGCGGCGGCTTCCCCCAGCACGAATCGTTTGATCCGAAGCCCGAGTCGCCGGTGGAGTACCGCGGCGCGTTCGGGATCCAAAAGACGAACACGGGGGAGATCTTCAGCGATAACTTCCCCAACACCGCGGCGGTTGCTGACAAGCTGACGGTGATCCGCAGCATGGTCGGAAAGATCCCTGACCACGCGGTGGCGACGTACCATCTATTCACCGGTTACACGCCGACGGCCGTAATCGATTTTCCTCAAATGGGATCAATCATCTCGCACGAACTGGGGAAGCGTGGCGACTTGCCGCCCTATGTTGCGATTCCTAACAACCACAGCTTTGCGGGTGGAACCGGATTCCTAAGCAGCACGCACGGTCCGTTTGAGCTGAATGCCGATCCAGCCGAACGTAACTACAAAGTCAAAGACTTCTCGATCCCCGAGCGAGTTTCGATGGAGCGGTTTGACCGCCGCAAGACGGCTCGTGAAATCATTGAGCAAAAGATCCGTGGTTTGGAAGCGGATCCCACCATGCTGGACACGATGGACGACTTTTATCAACAGGCTTACACGCTGTTAACGTCTAAGCAATCTCAGGCTGCGTTTGCGTTGGATGGTGAGACCGAAGAGACTTTCGAGCTTTACGGTCGTGACGTCGTGGGGCTGAAAGGTCCCGACAACAAGTTCCATCCCAAGGGGCTTGCTGAAAAGATGATCGTGGCTCGACGGTTGGTGGAGTCTGGCGTCCGCTTTGTCACCGTCAACTACGGTGCCTGGGACTCTCACGTCGATGTTAAGAATGATTGCCTGGACCAGATGCCGGCATTGGATCACGCGATCGCTGGCTTGATCACGGACTTGGATCGCCGAGGCCTGCTGGACACGACGATCTTTTGGGTCACGTCAGAGTTTGGCCGGACTCCCAAAATCAACAACACCAGCGGACGTGATCACTGGGCGCGGAACTATTCGATGCTGGTTGCCGGCGGTGGCTTCGCGCCAGGCTTGGTTTATGGCGCCAGTGATTCCATCGGTGGCGAGCCTGCCCGCGATGCGGTACCGCTAGAAAACCTGATGCACACGATCTATCACCAACTCGGCATCGATGCTGGCAAAGAGTTGCTGGCCTTTGGGACTCGGCCGATTGAGATCATCAAGGATGGCAAGTTGGTCAAAGGACTGCTTAGCTAA